The genomic DNA CGTGGGCAAGTCCACCCTGCTCAATGCCCTGGTGGGCCAGAAGATCAGCATCACCTCGCGCAAGGCGCAGACCACGCGCCACCGCATCACCGGCATCCGCACGCGCGAGCAGACGCAGTTCGTCTTTGTCGATACGCCCGGATTCCAGACCCGCCACGCCACGGCGCTCAACAAGTCGCTCAACAAGACCGTGATGGGCGCGATTGGCGACGTGGACCTGATCCTGTTTGTGGTCGAAGCCGGCAACTTCACGCTGGCCGATGCCAAGGTCTTGAGCCTGTTCAAGCCCGGCATCCCCACGCTGCTGGTGGCCAACAAGCTCGACATGGTGCACCGCCGTGCCGAGCTGGCGCCCTGGCTCAAGAGCATGCAGGAGCGCCACCCGTTTACCGAGTTCGTGCCCATGTCGGCCAAGAACAAGGGCGACATCGAGCGCCTGTTTGGCATCTGCGCCAAATACCTGCCCGAGCAGGCCTGGTGGTACGCCGAAGATGAGCTGACCGACCGCAGCGAAAAGTTCCTGGCCTCCGAGACGGTGCGCGAAAAGCTGTTCCGTTTTACCGGTGATGAGCTGCCTTACACCTCCACGGTGGTCATCGACAAGTTTGAAGAAGAAGCCAGCAAGGCGCACAAACGCATGGTGAAGATCGCCGCCACCATCGTGGTCGAGCGCGACAACCACAAGATGATGGTCATTGGCGACAAGGGCGAGCGCCTGAAGCGCATCGGCACCGAAGCCCGCCAGGAGCTGGAAAAGCTCATGGACGCCAAGGTGTTCCTGGAGCTGTGGGTCAAGGTCCGCTCCGGCTGGGCCGACGACGAAGCCCGGGTGCGCTCCTTCGGCTACGAGTGACCTCCGTTCCGTGGCTGCCGCGAAGCGCATTTCCGATGAACCCGCCTTCGTGCTGCACAGCTACGACTGGAGCGAGTCCAGCCTGATCCTGGAAGTGTTTTGCCGCCGCCAGGGGCGTGTGGCCCTGGTGGCCAAGGGCGCGAAAAAGCCCAGTTCCAACTTCCGTCCGGTGCTGCTGCCGCTGCAGCCGCTGCTCGTGACCTACACCCTGGCCGGTGACGGCACGGCCGACATCCACACGCTCAAGGGCGCCGAGTGGGTGGGTGGCCATGTGATGCCCACGGGCGATGCACTGCTGTCGGGCCTGTACCTCAACGAACTGCTGCTGCGCCTGTTGGCCCGGGCCGACCCGCACGCTGCGCTGTTCGATGCCTATGCCGGCGTAGTGCGTGTGCTGGCCAGTGAACACGGCGAAGCGCTGGAGCCGGTATTGCGCAGCTTTGAGCTGCTCTTGCTGCGCGAGATCGGACTGCTGCCCAGCCTGGATGCCCAGACCATGACTTTTGCGCCGTTGCAGCCCGGCACGCGCTACACGCTGGTGCCTGAAGGCGGCTTGCGCGCTGCATCGACGGCAGACCGTGCCGGCCTGCTCGGCAGCCAGTGGCAGGCCCTGCAGCGCGCGCTGGATGGCGTGGCCAGCTACACCGCCACCTTGCGCGCCTGTGCGCCCGTAGCCGCCGAACTCAAGCCCCAGCTGCGTGCCCTGCTGCAATACCATTGCGGCAGCCCCACGCTGCGCACCCGCCAGCTCATGATCGACCTGCAGTCTCTATGAACATGTCCGAACCCATCCCGCACCGCACCGCCTTGTCGGTCAACGTCAACAAGGTGGCCCTGGTGCGCAACACGCGCCACCTGGGCATTCCCAGCGTCACGCGCGCGGCCGAGCTGTGCCTGCAGGCGGGTGCGCAGGGCATCACGGTGCACCCCCGGCCCGATGAGCGCCACATCCGCCGCCAGGATGTGTTCGCGCTGGCAGCGCTGATGCAGGCCTGGCCCGAGTGCGAATACAACATCGAAGGCAATCCGTCGCAGAACCTGATGGAGTTCATTCGCGAGCTGGCGGGCCAGGGCATGCGGCCCCACCAGGCCACCTTTGTGCCCGACAGCGAAGACCAGTTCACCAGCGACCATGGCTGGAGCTTTCCGAAGGATGCCGAGCGCCTGGCGCCGCTGATTGCCGAATGCCGCAGCCTGGGCGTGCGTGTGAGCCTGTTCATGGACCCGGTCCCGGAGCAGATGGCCGCAGCCAGGGCGGTGGGCGCGGACAGGGTGGAGCTGTACACCGAACCCTACGCCGCCGCCTGGGGCACGCCGCAGCAAGCCGTGGAGCTGCAACGCTACGCCGCCGCCGCCCAGGCCGCCCTGGATGCAGGCCTGGGGGTGAACGCCGGCCACGACCTGAACCGCGACAACCTCGCCGCCTTTGTGCGCGAGGTGCCCGGTGTGCTGGAGGTGTCGATCGGCCACGCCCTCATTGCGGATGCGCTGGAGCTCGGTTATGCCGCCACGGTGCAGGCGTATCTGGGCTGTATTGCAGCGGGCTTTGCGCCCATCAAAAACTCCTGATTTGATAGCTGCTGGCGCTTATCCATAAAGCGCTAGAGGCCATTTTTATTCATATTCCATGATCTACGGCATCGGAACCGACATCTGCGACGTGCGCCGCATCGCGGCCAGCCTGGCGCGCCATGGCGAGCGCTTTGCCGAAAAAGTGCTGGCCGATGGCGAGCTGGCCACCTGGCGCGAGCGCAGCAGCCGCTGGCCCGACCGGGGCCTGCGCTACCTGGCCACGCGCTTTTCGGCCAAAGAGGCGTTCAGCAAGGCCATTGGCCTGGGCATGCGCATGCCCATGACCTGGCGCCACTGCGAAGTCGCCAAGCTGCCCAGCGGCCAGCCGGTGATCGTGCTGCATGGCGCACTCAAGGAATGGTTTGACGCCAAAGGGCTCACGGCGCACCTGAGCGTGACCGACGAGACCGACTATGCCGCCAGCTTCTGTGTGGTAGAAAAGTCTGAATAAAAATAGGCTCTAGCGCTGGATGGATAAGCGCTGGCAGCTATGTTTTGAGTAGCAACCTGATGTTTGACACCTTATGACCGAACACGCACCCCTCATCCTCGACGTGGCTGGCACCACGCTCAGCGCCGCCGACCGCCGCCGCCTGGCCCACCCGCTCACCGGCGGCGTGATTTTGTTTGCCCGCAATTGGGAAAACCGTGCCCAGCTGCTGCAGCTCACCAGCAGCATCAAGGCCGTGCGCGACGACCTGCTGATCTGTGTGGACCACGAAGGCGGCCGCGTGCAGCGCTTTCGCACCGATGGCTTCACGCATCTGCCGCCCATGCGCGCTTTGGGCGAAATGTGGATGGATGACGGCAAGGGCGCCAAGGCCGTGCCCGGCAGCGGCGCGCTGCGCGCCACCAACGCGGCCACGGCGGCGGGCTATGTGCTGGGCACCGAGCTGCGCGCCTGCGGCGTGGACTTCTCGTTCACGCCCGTGCTTGATCTGGACCATGGCGAAAGCGGCGTGATCGGCGACCGGTCGTTTCACCGTGACCCGCGCGTGGTGGCCCTGCTCGCCAAGAGCCTCATGCACGGCCTGCTGCAGGCCGGCATGGCCAACTGCGGCAAGCACTTTCCCGGCCACGGTTTCGTCAAGGCCGA from Acidovorax sp. T1 includes the following:
- the era gene encoding GTPase Era, whose translation is MNDATKDVAGDAGAESAPVQNDLEAMLAAAGAPAAVPGQRCGVIAIVGKPNVGKSTLLNALVGQKISITSRKAQTTRHRITGIRTREQTQFVFVDTPGFQTRHATALNKSLNKTVMGAIGDVDLILFVVEAGNFTLADAKVLSLFKPGIPTLLVANKLDMVHRRAELAPWLKSMQERHPFTEFVPMSAKNKGDIERLFGICAKYLPEQAWWYAEDELTDRSEKFLASETVREKLFRFTGDELPYTSTVVIDKFEEEASKAHKRMVKIAATIVVERDNHKMMVIGDKGERLKRIGTEARQELEKLMDAKVFLELWVKVRSGWADDEARVRSFGYE
- the acpS gene encoding holo-ACP synthase, translated to MIYGIGTDICDVRRIAASLARHGERFAEKVLADGELATWRERSSRWPDRGLRYLATRFSAKEAFSKAIGLGMRMPMTWRHCEVAKLPSGQPVIVLHGALKEWFDAKGLTAHLSVTDETDYAASFCVVEKSE
- a CDS encoding pyridoxine 5'-phosphate synthase codes for the protein MSEPIPHRTALSVNVNKVALVRNTRHLGIPSVTRAAELCLQAGAQGITVHPRPDERHIRRQDVFALAALMQAWPECEYNIEGNPSQNLMEFIRELAGQGMRPHQATFVPDSEDQFTSDHGWSFPKDAERLAPLIAECRSLGVRVSLFMDPVPEQMAAARAVGADRVELYTEPYAAAWGTPQQAVELQRYAAAAQAALDAGLGVNAGHDLNRDNLAAFVREVPGVLEVSIGHALIADALELGYAATVQAYLGCIAAGFAPIKNS
- the nagZ gene encoding beta-N-acetylhexosaminidase encodes the protein MTEHAPLILDVAGTTLSAADRRRLAHPLTGGVILFARNWENRAQLLQLTSSIKAVRDDLLICVDHEGGRVQRFRTDGFTHLPPMRALGEMWMDDGKGAKAVPGSGALRATNAATAAGYVLGTELRACGVDFSFTPVLDLDHGESGVIGDRSFHRDPRVVALLAKSLMHGLLQAGMANCGKHFPGHGFVKADSHTEVPVDKRSLKAILADDAAPYPWLSSTLTSVMPAHVIYPKVDSRPAGFSQRWLQDILRRQLRFDGAIFSDDLSMEGARRLDGQVVSYTDAAIAALAAGCDLVLLCNQSVGDGKAVDELLEGLEQALAQGRWQPSVDSESRRLALLPETLPQAWDELMYQPAYLQALDLLP
- the recO gene encoding DNA repair protein RecO — translated: MAAAKRISDEPAFVLHSYDWSESSLILEVFCRRQGRVALVAKGAKKPSSNFRPVLLPLQPLLVTYTLAGDGTADIHTLKGAEWVGGHVMPTGDALLSGLYLNELLLRLLARADPHAALFDAYAGVVRVLASEHGEALEPVLRSFELLLLREIGLLPSLDAQTMTFAPLQPGTRYTLVPEGGLRAASTADRAGLLGSQWQALQRALDGVASYTATLRACAPVAAELKPQLRALLQYHCGSPTLRTRQLMIDLQSL